A region of Aquarana catesbeiana isolate 2022-GZ linkage group LG08, ASM4218655v1, whole genome shotgun sequence DNA encodes the following proteins:
- the LOC141105109 gene encoding uncharacterized protein gives MTTSMKMDKAWSHMTERIINLTLEIIYLLTGEIFPPVKSGDQVIITVPSSHTLTPKRNNEKKILEVTKKIIELLTGEVPIRCQDVTVYFSMEEWEYLEGHKDLYKDVMMENQPPLTSPDGSSNENPPERCPRPLYSRDSTQEDHTIPHHHQGNDPIDLKVEVKKEVEEISMEEAGMTVTIKEEESFLDISTYGHDVRNTSEAHFMFSPVHNAIIKYSSEVNHDTQHMHPELYHENSSTDPLKPEDFDNKPHPRLHRADGSSDRSSLQGSSSSGLDTVTHGDEKTFLLSEADNCFISKPPLAFDQRIHKREVSFPCSECGKSFTQMADLLRHLTTHTGERPYSPPKWEKSFFRKADLPTHEGIHSVERSFSCSRCGKCFAQQADLLNHEIIHTGELSFSCSRCGKCFAQQADLLAHQRTHTDGRPFICSECGKCYTQKGALIAHQRRHTGERPFPCSQCGKCFIEKGHLQRHQKRHTADRPYSCPECGKRFFQKDELATHQRSHTGERPFSCLECGKCFTQRGVLIAHQRSHVGARPYCCSECGRGFTVKGHLVIHQRIHTGERPFSCLLCGKRFIRKEHLVKHEKSRICLKPKSKAASHAS, from the exons atgaccacatcaatgaAGATGGACAAGGcctggagtcacatgactgagaggataataaacctcaccctggagatcatctacctgctgaccggagag ATTTTTCCTCCGGTGAAGTCTGGTGATCAGGTAATCATTACAGTGCCTTCATCTCACACCTTGACACCTAAGAGAAATAAtgaaaagaagattctagaagtcaccaagaagatcattgagctgctgacaggagag gttcctataaggtgtcaggatgtcactgtctatttctccatggaggagtgggagtatttagaaggacacaaggatctctacaaggacgtcatgatggagaatcagccgcccctcacatcaccgg atggatccagtaatgagaacccaccagagagatgtccccgtcctctgtattcccgggattccacacaggaagatcacaccatccctcaccatcatcag GGCAATGACCCGATTGATTTGAAAGTTGAGGTTAAAAAGGAAGTAGAGGAGATATCTatggaggaggctggaatgacAGTGACAATAAAAGAAGAGGAATCTTTTTTAGATATCAGCACAT ATGGACATGACGTTCGGAATACCTCAGAGGCACATTTTATGTTCTCTCCAGTACATAACGCCATCATAAAATATTCTTCAGAAGTAAACCACGATACTCAACATATGCACCCCGAACTTTACCATGAAAATAGCTCCACAGATCCCCTTAAACCTGAAGATTTTGATAATAAGCCGCATCCAAGACTTCACAGGGCAGACGGGTCCTCTGATCGATCGAGTCTGCAGGGATCGTCGTCTAGTGGCTTAGACACTGTAACACACGGGGATGAAAAGACGTTCCTCTTGTCTGAAGCTGACAATTGTTTCATATCAAAACCGCCCCTCGCTTTCGATCAAAGAATACACAAACGCGAGGTTTCGTttccgtgttcagagtgcgggaaaagtttcactcAGATGGCAGACCTGCTTAGACATCTGACAACTCACACTGGGGAGCGTCCCTATTCACCACCAAAATGGGAAAAATCTTTTTTCCGGAAAGCAGACCTGCCTACCCACGAGGGAATCCACTCGGTCGAGCGTTCCTTTTCATGTTCccggtgcgggaaatgttttgcccaGCAAGCAGACCTCCTGAACCACGAGATCATCCACACGGGCGAGCTTTCCTTTTCATGTTCccggtgcgggaaatgttttgcccaGCAAGCAGACCTCCTTGcccaccagagaactcacacagacGGGCGCCCCTTTatctgttcagagtgcgggaaatgttatacTCAGAAAGGGGCACTGATCGCACACCAGAGAAGACACACGGGCGAGCGGCCGTTCCCCTGCTcgcagtgcgggaaatgtttcatagAGAAAGGACACCTTCAGAGACACCAGAAAAGGCACACGGCAGATCGCCCTTATTCGTGTCCGGAGTGCGGGAAGCGTTTCTTTCAGAAAGACGAACTGGCCACCCACCAGAGGAGCCACACCGGGGAGCGGCCTTTTTCCTGTctggagtgcgggaagtgtttcactcAGAGGGGAGTGCTAATTGCACACCAGAGGAGTCACGTGGGGGCGCGCCCCTACTGCTGCTCGGAGTGCGGGAGAGGTTTTACCGTCAAAGGGCATCTGGTTATCCATCAGAGAATCCACACGGGGGAGCGGCCTTTTTCCTGTCTATTGTGCGGGAAACGTTTTATAAGGAAGGAACATCTTGTGAAGCACGAGAAAAGTCGGATATGTTTGAAACCAAAATCAAAGGCAGCTTCACATGCCAGCTAA